The following proteins are co-located in the Cetobacterium ceti genome:
- a CDS encoding ferritin family protein translates to MEFLKSKTYQNIVNSYRGEISGSILYKLLEKKAQEENYKNLAIIFEQFSLEEEGHGNILKQFIKEDISKYELSLFEIDNLKNMVQSTIQNLHIFSQGEKKAGEETYVVYSKIAKEEGYDNISKIFLDLAKLEIKHGLRLEEELNNI, encoded by the coding sequence ATGGAATTTCTTAAATCAAAAACATATCAAAATATTGTAAATTCCTATCGTGGAGAAATTTCAGGTAGTATTTTATACAAACTATTAGAAAAAAAAGCTCAAGAAGAAAATTATAAAAATTTAGCCATTATTTTTGAGCAATTTTCTTTAGAAGAAGAAGGCCATGGTAATATATTAAAGCAATTTATCAAAGAAGATATTTCAAAATATGAGTTATCTCTTTTTGAAATTGATAATTTAAAAAATATGGTTCAAAGTACAATTCAAAATCTGCATATATTTTCCCAAGGAGAAAAAAAAGCTGGAGAGGAAACTTATGTAGTCTATTCAAAAATAGCTAAAGAAGAAGGATATGATAATATTAGTAAAATATTTTTAGATTTGGCTAAATTAGAAATTAAACATGGATTACGTCTTGAAGAAGAACTAAATAATATTTAA
- a CDS encoding oxidoreductase, which produces MVFDGIQIHGAHGYLLSQFMNPLFNKRKDSYGGDISGRSKFLLEVYDKIREGVGNDYLISVKLNCEDFVDGGATEKEMLWVCKELSKRNIDLIEVSGGSVISRKNEGVIRVGIKNINDEGYFQSFAEKISKLINTPISTVGGIRTYEKVLSVFENTNIQFVSLARPLLCEPNLINEWESGNYTKAFCKSCNGCLNPKGSRCILKK; this is translated from the coding sequence CTGGTTTTTGACGGGATCCAAATACATGGTGCCCATGGATACTTATTAAGCCAATTTATGAATCCATTATTCAATAAAAGAAAAGATTCCTATGGAGGAGATATTTCAGGAAGATCCAAATTCCTTTTAGAAGTCTATGACAAAATAAGAGAAGGAGTTGGTAATGATTATCTTATTTCTGTTAAATTAAATTGTGAAGATTTTGTTGATGGGGGAGCTACTGAAAAGGAAATGTTGTGGGTATGTAAAGAACTTTCCAAAAGAAATATTGATTTAATAGAAGTTAGTGGTGGTTCTGTTATTTCTAGAAAAAATGAAGGAGTTATAAGAGTTGGAATTAAAAATATTAATGATGAAGGTTATTTTCAATCTTTTGCTGAAAAAATTAGCAAATTAATAAATACTCCTATTAGTACAGTAGGAGGTATTCGAACCTATGAAAAAGTTCTTTCTGTTTTCGAAAATACTAATATTCAATTTGTGTCTTTAGCTAGGCCATTATTATGTGAACCAAATTTAATTAATGAATGGGAATCTGGAAATTATACTAAAGCATTTTGTAAATCTTGTAATGGATGTTTAAATCCTAAAGGAAGTAGATGTATACTAAAAAAATAA
- a CDS encoding oxidoreductase — translation MLKKPFNENILKNLKLKNSFIRSAIWEGLADKAGFVTKELINFYKELSQGGVGTIITGFSNIVEYDKPASNMIGIYDDKFIPGLKELVDEVHKTDCKIFLQLVLGGSQGRPGSSKRIVGPSAHTHPVTKQQAEELTIEEILELEKKFKLAGIRAKKAGF, via the coding sequence TTGCTAAAGAAACCCTTTAATGAAAATATTTTGAAAAATTTAAAACTAAAAAATTCTTTTATTCGTAGTGCTATTTGGGAAGGTCTAGCTGATAAAGCTGGTTTTGTAACTAAAGAACTTATTAATTTTTATAAAGAATTATCCCAAGGAGGTGTTGGTACTATTATTACAGGGTTTAGCAATATTGTTGAATATGATAAACCTGCAAGTAATATGATTGGAATATACGATGATAAATTTATTCCTGGTCTTAAAGAATTAGTAGATGAAGTTCATAAAACTGATTGTAAAATATTTTTACAATTAGTTTTAGGGGGATCTCAAGGAAGACCAGGTTCTAGTAAAAGAATTGTTGGGCCCTCTGCTCATACACACCCAGTAACCAAACAACAAGCAGAAGAACTTACAATTGAAGAAATTTTAGAGCTAGAAAAAAAATTTAAATTAGCTGGAATAAGAGCTAAAAAAGCTGGTTTTTGA
- a CDS encoding MarR family winged helix-turn-helix transcriptional regulator: protein MIINSYNCFNLYKISRGIIRLYTPFLDKLNLTYPQYLVLLVLYEKKEIPFNELSSILELSTGTLSPLIKKMIDNNLILKKKAQEDCRKSLISLTTKAIELESTVAEIHETFLSHFEITEEENIKITESINLLLEKINNFSKEENIAKETL from the coding sequence ATGATAATTAATTCTTATAATTGTTTTAATTTATATAAAATATCAAGGGGTATTATTCGACTTTATACACCATTTTTAGATAAATTAAATTTAACTTATCCACAATATTTAGTTTTATTAGTTCTTTATGAAAAAAAAGAAATTCCATTTAATGAGTTAAGCTCTATATTGGAACTTTCTACGGGAACATTATCTCCACTTATAAAAAAAATGATAGATAATAATTTAATTTTAAAAAAGAAAGCTCAAGAAGATTGTAGAAAATCTTTGATTTCTTTAACTACAAAAGCAATTGAACTAGAGTCAACCGTAGCTGAAATACATGAAACATTTTTAAGCCATTTTGAAATTACAGAAGAAGAAAATATAAAAATTACAGAAAGTATAAATTTATTATTAGAAAAAATAAATAATTTTTCCAAGGAGGAAAATATTGCTAAAGAAACCCTTTAA
- a CDS encoding HU family DNA-binding protein codes for MTKKDFAKVLFEKELFVSKAEAERKLDGILTAFEEVLAAGEDINFIGWGKFEVAERAARVGRNPKTGEEIQIEAKKTVKFKPGKTLLEAVK; via the coding sequence ATGACAAAAAAAGATTTCGCAAAAGTATTATTTGAAAAGGAATTATTTGTTTCTAAAGCAGAAGCAGAAAGAAAATTAGATGGAATTTTAACTGCATTTGAAGAAGTTTTAGCTGCAGGAGAAGATATAAACTTTATAGGATGGGGAAAATTTGAAGTTGCTGAAAGAGCTGCTAGAGTTGGAAGAAACCCTAAAACTGGAGAAGAAATCCAAATAGAAGCTAAGAAAACTGTTAAGTTTAAACCAGGAAAAACTTTATTAGAAGCTGTAAAATAG